The Acidimicrobiales bacterium genome contains a region encoding:
- a CDS encoding group III truncated hemoglobin: protein MTARVAQDPFVRCGDIDTEAAVEEMVRCFYRAVAQDDLLGPVFNDVAHVDWAEHLPRLTAFWCRVLFGTPGYEGNAILAHARIHERHRFTDEHFRRWLDIFDETIGLGWAGPYCDKAISFAHHVARSHARRLGAL from the coding sequence GTGACCGCCCGTGTCGCTCAGGACCCCTTCGTGAGGTGCGGCGACATCGACACCGAAGCCGCCGTCGAAGAGATGGTTCGCTGCTTCTATCGAGCTGTCGCACAGGACGACCTGCTGGGTCCCGTCTTCAACGACGTCGCGCATGTCGACTGGGCCGAACACCTCCCCAGACTCACCGCCTTCTGGTGCCGCGTCCTGTTCGGCACGCCCGGCTACGAGGGCAATGCCATCCTGGCACACGCCCGGATCCATGAACGTCACCGGTTCACAGACGAGCACTTCCGCCGCTGGCTCGACATCTTCGACGAGACGATCGGGCTCGGCTGGGCCGGACCGTACTGCGACAAGGCCATCTCGTTCGCCCACCATGTCGCCCGGTCACATGCCCGACGACTCGGTGCGCTGTGA
- a CDS encoding 2Fe-2S iron-sulfur cluster-binding protein: protein MTDTSRAADETAVSIRVDGAEVTVAAGSTILDACTAAGVDTPTICWAPNLTPVNVCRVCVVEVDGSRALVPSCSRPVEDGMVVSTDSERVRHSRKMVLEFLGTANELDQADEITEMAARYGADSSRYPEAAAAVDEPIRVQDTLYIRDYDRCVLCYKCVEACGDDAQHTYAIAVAGRGFGARISTEYDVALPDSACVYCGNCVAVCPTNALQFHTEYTLREAGEWRPEDQSVSRTVCSYCGVGCNLDLHVQDERIVAVTSPADHDVTWGNLCIKGRFGYTYVQPEGESSG, encoded by the coding sequence ATGACCGACACGTCACGCGCAGCCGACGAGACGGCGGTGTCGATCCGTGTCGACGGAGCGGAGGTGACCGTCGCGGCCGGTTCGACGATCCTCGACGCGTGCACGGCCGCCGGCGTCGACACGCCCACCATCTGTTGGGCGCCCAACCTCACGCCCGTCAACGTGTGTCGGGTCTGTGTCGTCGAGGTCGACGGCTCGCGGGCCCTCGTGCCGTCGTGCTCGCGGCCGGTGGAGGACGGCATGGTCGTCTCGACCGACAGCGAACGCGTCCGTCACAGCCGCAAGATGGTCCTCGAGTTCCTCGGCACAGCGAACGAGCTGGACCAGGCCGACGAGATCACCGAGATGGCGGCCCGCTACGGCGCCGACTCCTCCCGGTACCCCGAGGCCGCCGCTGCCGTGGACGAGCCGATCCGCGTCCAGGACACCCTCTACATCCGGGACTACGACCGCTGCGTCCTCTGCTACAAGTGCGTCGAGGCGTGCGGCGACGACGCCCAGCACACGTACGCCATCGCCGTCGCCGGCCGGGGCTTCGGGGCCCGTATCTCCACCGAGTACGACGTCGCCCTGCCCGACTCTGCGTGCGTCTACTGCGGGAACTGCGTGGCGGTGTGTCCGACCAACGCCCTCCAGTTCCACACGGAGTACACCCTGCGCGAGGCCGGCGAGTGGCGCCCCGAGGACCAGAGCGTCTCGCGGACGGTGTGTTCCTACTGCGGCGTCGGCTGCAACCTCGACCTCCACGTCCAGGACGAGCGCATCGTCGCCGTCACCTCCCCGGCCGACCACGACGTGACCTGGGGCAACCTCTGCATCAAGGGACGCTTCGGTTACACCTACGTCCAGCCGGAGGGCGAGAGCAGCGGGTGA
- a CDS encoding NAD(P)H-dependent oxidoreductase subunit E — MTDLHLGDARADAAERAAVDAVVAVSESAVTFETERLVRGGAARRRSLRHRLLPALHALQAEVGWISPGGLNLVCERLGVPPAEAYGVATFYEMFRTEDPGHTDDVTHVCVDGPCQIAGAAGQAERLRGEGARVHPSPCLGQCERAPAVFVQGRGRPDRVPADDAESAPFRSPQHGDPGLRVLARVGVVNPTSLDSYRAHGGYRALTRAVEIGPDAVIDALSTSGLSGRGGAAFPTGAKWRAVADAPGDTKHVVANCDESEPGTFKDRTLLEHDPFALVEAMTICGLAVGAEHGWVYMRGEYPRATARVAAAVDAARAAGLLGADVAGTGHRFDIEIRRGAGAYICGEETALFNSIEGYRGEPRNKPPYPTTHGLFGEPTAINNVETFANVVDIVADGPDPYRERGTETSPGTRLFCLSGRVAVPGVYEADFGVTLAELLEMAGGVTGELRAVLLGGAAGAFVGPGDLDLELSLDAARAAGLSLGSGVVVAFGHGDDMAAVVERVAQFFRDESCGQCVPCRVGTVRQHEILVELNSSGSLAPERRHLLDDIGAVMADASICGLGHTAAGAVRSALDLGLIGDGP, encoded by the coding sequence GTGACCGATCTGCATCTCGGCGACGCCCGGGCCGACGCGGCGGAACGTGCGGCGGTGGACGCCGTCGTCGCCGTGTCGGAGTCCGCCGTCACGTTCGAGACGGAGCGACTCGTGCGCGGGGGAGCGGCGCGTCGCAGATCCCTTCGCCACCGGTTGTTGCCCGCGCTGCACGCCCTGCAGGCCGAGGTCGGTTGGATCTCCCCGGGCGGGCTCAACCTGGTGTGCGAACGCCTCGGCGTTCCCCCCGCCGAGGCGTACGGGGTGGCGACGTTCTACGAGATGTTCCGCACCGAGGATCCCGGCCACACCGACGATGTCACCCATGTGTGCGTCGACGGCCCGTGTCAGATCGCCGGCGCAGCCGGGCAGGCCGAGCGACTCCGCGGCGAAGGCGCCCGGGTGCACCCCAGCCCGTGCCTCGGGCAGTGCGAGCGAGCCCCCGCGGTGTTCGTCCAGGGACGGGGTCGCCCAGACCGGGTCCCCGCCGACGACGCCGAGTCGGCGCCGTTCCGGTCACCCCAGCATGGCGACCCGGGCCTGCGGGTCCTCGCCCGGGTCGGCGTCGTGAATCCGACGAGCCTCGACAGCTACCGGGCCCACGGCGGCTACCGCGCCCTGACACGGGCGGTCGAGATCGGCCCGGACGCGGTGATCGACGCGCTGAGCACTTCGGGTCTGTCGGGTCGAGGTGGCGCCGCCTTCCCCACCGGCGCGAAGTGGCGGGCGGTCGCGGACGCGCCGGGTGACACGAAACACGTCGTGGCCAACTGCGACGAGTCCGAGCCTGGCACGTTCAAGGACCGGACGCTGCTCGAACACGACCCGTTCGCCCTCGTCGAGGCGATGACCATCTGCGGACTCGCGGTCGGGGCCGAACACGGCTGGGTCTACATGCGTGGCGAGTACCCCCGCGCCACCGCCCGGGTCGCCGCGGCCGTCGACGCGGCCCGCGCCGCAGGCCTGCTCGGCGCCGACGTCGCCGGTACCGGCCACCGTTTCGACATCGAGATCCGCCGCGGCGCCGGCGCCTACATCTGCGGGGAGGAGACGGCGCTGTTCAACTCGATCGAGGGATACCGCGGCGAGCCCCGCAACAAGCCCCCGTACCCGACCACCCACGGGTTGTTCGGCGAGCCGACCGCGATCAACAACGTCGAGACATTCGCCAACGTCGTCGACATCGTCGCCGACGGGCCCGACCCGTACCGGGAGCGTGGGACCGAGACCTCCCCCGGGACCCGGCTGTTCTGCCTGTCGGGGCGGGTCGCCGTGCCCGGCGTCTACGAAGCGGACTTCGGTGTCACGCTCGCCGAGCTCCTCGAGATGGCCGGAGGCGTCACCGGCGAGTTGCGCGCCGTGCTCCTCGGCGGAGCAGCAGGGGCGTTCGTCGGACCCGGCGACCTGGACCTCGAACTCTCGCTGGATGCGGCCCGCGCCGCCGGTCTGAGCCTCGGCTCCGGTGTGGTCGTCGCCTTCGGGCACGGCGACGACATGGCGGCCGTCGTCGAACGCGTCGCCCAGTTCTTCCGTGACGAGTCGTGCGGCCAGTGCGTGCCGTGCCGGGTCGGCACGGTGCGACAACACGAGATCCTCGTGGAACTCAACTCGTCGGGCTCGCTCGCCCCCGAGCGTCGGCACCTCCTCGACGACATCGGCGCCGTCATGGCCGACGCGTCGATCTGCGGACTCGGCCACACCGCCGCCGGAGCTGTGCGGTCCGCCCTCGACCTGGGACTGATCGGAGACGGACCATGA
- a CDS encoding molybdopterin-dependent oxidoreductase: protein MGRPSRRPRARLTTPLVRDGGDLREASWAEALERASSGLRRALDDRGPSAVGMFSCSKATNEMNYMAQKFSRVVLGSNNIDSCNRTUHAPSVVGLATVFGAGGGTSSYAEIEEADVIVLWGSNAREAHPIFFHHLMKGIDAGATMYCVDPRRTSSAKFADVWLGIDVGTDIALANGLAREIIHAGLANTDFIDHATKGYEEFAASVEPYTPEVVAGICGIPADAVVELAHAYASADKAQILWTLGITEHHNGVDNVLSLCNLALLTGHVGRWGSGLVPLRGQNNVQGGGDMGALPDKLPGFADVTDDAARSRFEVEWGVAVNPERGWHLTEMFEAMERGDMRALYVIGENPADSEADIGHARAVLGGLDTLIVQDIFLTRTAELADVVFPASVAWAESDGTVTSSERRVQRVRAAVPPPGEARHDIDILCDLAATMGVDLGPRDPEAAWDELRSLSPLHAGMSWERLADEGGLQWPCPDETHPGSPFLHGWLWEPERDGRDPAPFSVVAHAGPVEELSERFPLRLTTGRALDSYNTGVQSGDYASPIRYGDALDINPADAADLDIADGERVRVSSPRGSVEMAVRFQPDIPRGLVFTTFHFPDLVDANLLTNDAYDERSGTAEFKAAAVRIDRLDADVAAGSP, encoded by the coding sequence ATGGGACGGCCGTCGAGGAGACCGCGCGCGCGACTGACCACCCCGCTGGTGCGTGACGGCGGTGATCTGCGGGAAGCCTCCTGGGCCGAGGCGCTCGAGCGGGCGTCGTCGGGTCTGCGAAGGGCACTCGACGACCGTGGACCCAGCGCCGTGGGGATGTTCTCGTGTTCGAAGGCCACCAACGAGATGAACTACATGGCTCAGAAGTTCTCGCGGGTGGTGCTCGGATCGAACAACATCGACTCGTGTAATCGAACTTGACACGCTCCTTCCGTCGTCGGTCTGGCGACAGTGTTCGGAGCGGGTGGGGGCACGAGCTCCTACGCGGAGATAGAAGAGGCCGACGTGATCGTCCTGTGGGGCTCCAACGCCCGTGAGGCGCACCCCATCTTCTTCCACCACCTCATGAAGGGGATCGACGCGGGCGCCACGATGTACTGCGTGGATCCGCGCCGCACGTCCTCGGCGAAGTTCGCGGATGTCTGGCTGGGAATCGATGTCGGCACCGACATCGCCCTCGCCAACGGACTCGCCCGCGAGATCATCCACGCGGGCTTGGCGAACACGGACTTCATCGACCACGCGACGAAGGGTTACGAGGAGTTCGCTGCGTCCGTGGAGCCCTACACGCCGGAGGTCGTCGCCGGGATCTGCGGTATTCCGGCCGACGCCGTCGTCGAGCTCGCCCACGCCTATGCAAGTGCCGACAAGGCCCAGATCCTGTGGACGCTGGGGATCACCGAGCACCACAACGGTGTCGACAACGTCCTGTCGCTGTGCAACCTGGCGCTTCTCACCGGCCACGTCGGGCGGTGGGGGTCGGGGTTGGTCCCCCTGCGGGGGCAGAACAACGTCCAGGGCGGTGGTGACATGGGGGCGTTGCCCGACAAGTTGCCGGGGTTCGCCGACGTCACCGACGATGCCGCCCGGTCCAGATTCGAGGTCGAGTGGGGTGTCGCGGTGAACCCGGAACGGGGATGGCACCTGACCGAGATGTTCGAGGCGATGGAGCGCGGTGACATGCGCGCGCTCTATGTCATCGGTGAGAACCCGGCTGATTCGGAGGCCGACATCGGCCACGCCCGTGCGGTCCTCGGCGGGCTCGACACGCTGATCGTCCAGGACATCTTCCTCACCCGCACAGCGGAGCTCGCGGACGTCGTGTTCCCGGCGTCGGTCGCGTGGGCGGAGTCCGACGGCACGGTCACGTCGTCGGAGCGGCGGGTTCAACGCGTGCGCGCTGCGGTTCCACCGCCCGGTGAGGCACGCCACGACATCGACATCCTCTGCGATCTCGCCGCCACGATGGGCGTCGACCTCGGCCCCCGGGACCCGGAGGCGGCGTGGGACGAGCTGCGGTCGCTGTCGCCACTGCACGCAGGGATGTCGTGGGAGCGTCTCGCCGACGAGGGAGGGCTGCAGTGGCCCTGCCCCGACGAGACGCATCCGGGCAGTCCGTTCCTGCACGGGTGGCTGTGGGAACCGGAGCGTGACGGGCGCGACCCCGCGCCGTTCTCGGTGGTCGCCCATGCCGGACCGGTGGAGGAACTGAGCGAACGTTTTCCGCTGCGGCTGACCACGGGGCGGGCGTTGGACTCCTACAACACGGGCGTGCAGTCCGGCGACTACGCGTCGCCGATCCGCTACGGCGACGCGCTCGACATCAACCCGGCCGACGCGGCGGACCTCGACATCGCCGACGGCGAACGGGTGAGGGTGTCGTCGCCGCGTGGGTCCGTCGAGATGGCCGTCAGGTTCCAGCCCGACATCCCCCGGGGTCTGGTTTTCACGACGTTCCACTTCCCCGACCTCGTCGACGCCAACCTGTTGACCAACGACGCCTACGACGAGCGCTCGGGGACCGCCGAGTTCAAGGCCGCCGCTGTACGGATCGACAGGCTCGACGCCGACGTGGCCGCGGGGTCGCCGTGA
- a CDS encoding helix-turn-helix transcriptional regulator, which produces MEPAELLRVARRRRGLSQAALAARAGTSQPVISAYEHGRRDPTTRTLRRLLSAAGEHLELRLAPEPPDIPPPSGPEEHGERLVDVLLLADAIGHRDRGPLTWPRIDSS; this is translated from the coding sequence ATGGAACCGGCTGAGCTGCTACGGGTAGCCCGCCGACGCAGGGGTCTGAGCCAGGCCGCGTTGGCCGCACGCGCAGGCACCAGCCAACCGGTGATCTCCGCCTACGAACACGGCCGCCGCGATCCCACGACCCGCACCCTCCGGCGACTCCTGTCGGCCGCGGGCGAGCATCTCGAGCTCAGACTCGCACCCGAACCGCCGGACATTCCGCCGCCGTCGGGGCCCGAAGAGCACGGTGAGCGACTCGTCGACGTCCTCCTTCTCGCAGACGCGATCGGACACCGCGACCGCGGTCCGCTCACCTGGCCGCGGATCGACTCGTCGTGA
- a CDS encoding class I SAM-dependent methyltransferase gives MDEHGHSPDDDSGHGHDASPHHGHHADRGLRGTMRYLRRLPRMWRSQTNDAVVDAIAPSAGETVVDIGAGMGAAAIRAAGRGAVVVAVEPTPFMRRVLTVRRLASTARPRVDIRDGSAESLPVADGIADAVWAVNVMHHWTDWHLAVDQIARVVAPGGRILLVDEDFDDPAHPEHDAVRPGHRHDFDDVDVEAVGGRLGDAGFVDVDAAVTHFAGRPSKLITARRGA, from the coding sequence ATGGATGAACACGGCCATTCCCCCGACGATGACAGCGGCCACGGGCACGACGCCTCGCCACACCACGGGCATCACGCAGATCGCGGACTGCGGGGGACCATGCGATACCTGCGGCGCCTGCCGAGGATGTGGCGGTCGCAGACCAACGACGCCGTGGTCGACGCCATCGCGCCCTCGGCGGGCGAGACGGTCGTCGACATCGGCGCGGGCATGGGGGCCGCGGCCATTCGGGCTGCCGGCCGGGGTGCCGTCGTCGTCGCCGTGGAGCCAACGCCGTTCATGCGGCGGGTCCTGACCGTCCGTCGGTTGGCATCCACAGCCAGACCGCGGGTCGACATCCGCGACGGTTCCGCCGAATCCCTACCCGTGGCCGACGGCATCGCCGACGCCGTGTGGGCCGTGAACGTGATGCACCACTGGACCGACTGGCACCTCGCCGTCGACCAGATCGCACGGGTCGTGGCGCCCGGCGGACGGATCCTGCTCGTCGACGAGGACTTCGACGACCCCGCTCACCCCGAACACGACGCGGTCAGACCCGGCCACCGACACGACTTCGACGACGTGGACGTGGAGGCGGTGGGCGGACGCCTCGGTGACGCCGGTTTCGTCGACGTCGACGCGGCCGTGACGCACTTCGCCGGGCGTCCGTCGAAGTTGATCACCGCCCGCAGGGGAGCGTGA
- a CDS encoding glycosyltransferase family 2 protein produces the protein MTTAAIVCIARNESPFVEEWARYHLQLGFDRIYLISTEADPGPAVRTIERIGLGSRVEVLHFDDFQPGWQIRCYNAHLPLVREDWILVLDVDEFLYLHPFADIGDYLSTMAADVGQVQFPWQLMISSDYSRASVLGGLDEYAGRVSDHVKSIVRRDATTWLGIHAHDAGKTRSVLSSGVEIGARPRHPHLLSASPDADHPVVLHFVSRGHLDVMTRIVDHQFFNSKSGDRERERLARFLVEPANWSNIPTRCLLLQYYRSLPPATRPLQGPTVDAGTAVRELREIFLTQIRRLVDFECTDADDMEAQFESRYRYAMKSAALQRMAVLTRPPGADLDEYLRYDTQEAYVDNLRVALQGR, from the coding sequence ATGACAACCGCTGCGATCGTGTGCATCGCCCGCAACGAGTCACCGTTCGTGGAGGAGTGGGCCCGGTACCACCTCCAACTGGGATTCGACCGCATCTACCTCATCAGCACCGAGGCCGATCCGGGTCCCGCCGTCCGCACGATCGAACGGATCGGGCTCGGGTCCCGCGTCGAGGTGCTGCACTTCGACGACTTCCAGCCGGGCTGGCAGATCCGCTGTTACAACGCGCACCTTCCCCTCGTGCGTGAGGACTGGATCCTGGTGCTCGACGTCGACGAATTCCTGTACCTGCACCCGTTCGCGGACATCGGTGACTACCTCTCGACGATGGCGGCCGATGTGGGACAGGTGCAGTTCCCGTGGCAGTTGATGATCTCGTCGGACTACAGCCGGGCCAGTGTCCTCGGTGGCCTCGACGAGTACGCGGGCCGCGTCTCGGACCACGTGAAGAGCATCGTCCGCCGCGACGCCACCACGTGGCTGGGGATCCACGCCCACGACGCGGGGAAGACGAGAAGCGTCCTGAGCAGCGGAGTCGAAATCGGCGCCCGCCCCCGCCACCCGCACCTGCTGTCGGCGTCGCCCGACGCCGACCACCCGGTGGTCCTGCACTTCGTGTCCCGCGGTCACCTCGACGTGATGACCAGGATCGTCGACCACCAGTTCTTCAACTCGAAGAGCGGGGACCGCGAACGTGAGCGGCTGGCGCGCTTCCTCGTCGAGCCGGCCAACTGGTCGAACATCCCGACCCGGTGCCTTCTCCTGCAGTACTACCGCTCGCTTCCGCCTGCGACGCGGCCGCTGCAGGGTCCCACCGTCGACGCCGGAACAGCGGTGCGTGAACTGCGGGAGATCTTCCTCACCCAGATCCGGCGTCTCGTGGACTTCGAATGCACCGACGCCGACGACATGGAGGCCCAGTTCGAGAGTCGCTACCGGTACGCGATGAAGTCGGCGGCTCTGCAGAGGATGGCGGTCCTCACGCGCCCACCGGGTGCTGACCTCGACGAGTACCTCCGGTACGACACCCAGGAGGCGTACGTCGACAACCTCCGGGTGGCCCTGCAGGGGCGGTGA
- a CDS encoding GlcNAc-transferase family protein yields MTAAGGPPRMEAPTIFVQLAAYREPELAATISSCIDGAVHPERLRFGICLQFDEAIADAGSDCLDRLGERAELRVLRYPAGLSRGGCWARFEAQGLYDGEDFTLQVDAHSRMADGWDDALVDLVRGLPGAKPLITGFPPLYRLQDGRMVPIDDVDDPVPVTQIVQWSPDGWIHHPTVPAPPGTPPGPRPTRVISGAFVFTVGAWNVEVRQDPEHLYSGEEFALTLRSFTSGYDLWNPPRRIIWHRMHPEANPKYVNDDPDGLRERRHERACRRLRVLLAGDPEGILDPFSLGAERTLDEYWDYSGIRWPGRTISESARLGIPPERSSAVDTGVGGLGRR; encoded by the coding sequence GTGACAGCTGCGGGCGGTCCGCCACGGATGGAGGCGCCGACGATCTTCGTCCAGCTGGCCGCCTATCGCGAGCCCGAGCTCGCCGCCACCATCTCCAGCTGTATCGACGGTGCTGTCCACCCCGAACGGCTGCGGTTCGGCATCTGTCTGCAGTTCGACGAAGCGATCGCCGATGCCGGGTCCGACTGCCTGGATCGCCTCGGCGAGCGCGCCGAGCTGCGCGTTCTGCGCTACCCGGCCGGGCTGAGCCGGGGTGGCTGCTGGGCCCGCTTCGAGGCCCAGGGGCTCTACGACGGTGAGGACTTCACCCTCCAGGTCGACGCGCATTCCCGGATGGCGGACGGGTGGGACGACGCGCTCGTCGATCTCGTGCGGGGTCTGCCGGGCGCGAAGCCCCTGATCACCGGGTTTCCTCCGCTGTACCGGCTACAGGACGGTCGCATGGTCCCCATCGACGACGTCGACGACCCTGTGCCGGTCACACAGATAGTGCAGTGGTCACCCGACGGCTGGATCCACCATCCGACGGTGCCCGCTCCGCCCGGCACGCCGCCGGGTCCCCGGCCGACGCGGGTGATCTCGGGGGCCTTCGTCTTCACGGTGGGCGCCTGGAACGTCGAGGTGCGCCAGGATCCCGAGCATCTCTACAGCGGCGAGGAATTCGCTCTCACGCTCCGCTCCTTCACCTCGGGCTACGACCTGTGGAATCCGCCGCGGCGCATCATCTGGCACCGGATGCACCCGGAGGCGAACCCGAAGTACGTCAACGATGACCCCGACGGTCTCCGCGAGCGGCGCCACGAGCGCGCCTGCCGCCGTCTACGGGTGCTGCTGGCCGGGGATCCCGAGGGCATCCTCGACCCGTTCTCCCTCGGTGCCGAACGGACCCTCGACGAGTACTGGGACTACTCGGGGATCCGCTGGCCGGGTCGCACCATCAGCGAGTCGGCCCGGCTGGGTATACCGCCGGAGCGTTCCAGCGCAGTGGACACGGGTGTGGGGGGCCTCGGCCGGCGATGA
- a CDS encoding putative nucleotide-diphospho-sugar transferase, which yields MTGPGTSTESEPAELGGRVHPDATKLRSHRDAARRPGNPLIDRIVAGKIRFKVSPPDSLVDRAERFHRLTLSCQDERRGELAEAYRSLGGPETLVTMLCNQRYLPLLNRWVESCERRGIEPRGRTVVSTLDDETLVAARKLGLRSVPADPSRSDDIPESEKYGDGGFASVMLYKTLAVVDALTVAPRVLFQDVDVIWLRDPVTDLDRRPAADLHFMFDGWNAGHEPLFVNSGFFLAASTDVTRAVFDTLLHNSAYVLAHRSQQAPLNQILGHFLLHNVLDVAILPESVYLNGHLFNMKSGLAPAAREWARDGVVVHYSWTGTLPEKLDKLERFELR from the coding sequence ATGACCGGCCCGGGCACCTCCACGGAATCAGAACCCGCCGAGCTCGGCGGCCGTGTCCACCCCGACGCGACGAAGCTGCGCTCGCATCGCGATGCGGCTCGGCGGCCCGGGAATCCCCTCATCGACAGGATCGTGGCGGGAAAGATCCGGTTCAAGGTGTCACCGCCGGACTCGCTCGTCGACCGGGCCGAACGGTTCCATCGCCTCACGCTGAGCTGTCAGGACGAGCGGCGGGGGGAGCTGGCCGAGGCCTACCGCTCCCTCGGTGGACCCGAGACCCTGGTCACGATGCTGTGTAACCAGCGCTATCTGCCACTGTTGAACCGGTGGGTGGAGTCGTGCGAGCGGCGCGGGATCGAGCCGCGCGGGCGCACCGTCGTGTCCACCCTCGACGACGAGACCCTCGTGGCTGCCCGGAAGCTCGGACTCCGGTCCGTGCCGGCCGACCCGAGTCGCTCCGACGACATCCCCGAGTCCGAGAAATACGGCGACGGGGGCTTCGCCTCCGTCATGCTCTACAAGACGCTCGCAGTGGTCGACGCGCTCACGGTTGCGCCCAGGGTGCTCTTCCAGGACGTGGACGTGATCTGGCTGCGCGACCCGGTGACGGACCTGGACCGACGGCCGGCGGCGGACCTGCACTTCATGTTCGACGGCTGGAACGCAGGGCACGAGCCACTGTTCGTGAACTCCGGTTTCTTTCTCGCAGCCTCGACCGATGTGACCCGGGCCGTGTTCGACACACTTCTCCACAACAGTGCGTACGTGCTGGCGCACCGTTCCCAACAGGCGCCGCTGAACCAGATCCTCGGGCACTTCCTGCTTCACAACGTGCTCGACGTGGCGATTCTCCCCGAGTCGGTGTATCTCAACGGTCACCTCTTCAACATGAAGTCGGGGCTCGCCCCCGCAGCACGCGAATGGGCACGTGACGGCGTCGTCGTGCACTACTCGTGGACGGGAACGTTGCCCGAGAAGCTGGACAAGCTCGAACGGTTCGAACTGCGCTGA
- a CDS encoding 2OG-Fe(II) oxygenase codes for MTESPAFLQMEGFLDADEYETLLKSVRERLSRMAPSTVTHPEGEYGRDESHRRSRVDMDLDDIWPLFEERLLALLPHVRRELGVPYFELGSVERQLTAHGDGDFFAKHVDENHPGTNRSRAVTFVYYFHFEPRGFTGGELRLYDVEERDGVLHPLDTYTEIEPKANSIVFFGASASHEVMPVSSDSDELTSLRFTVNGWFRHAETGVLALPTPLPATVTMLQQRLLPRHDMPDFALRPVPDSTRDLLEGMWELRRGEASPESVDAVYLPNGTPDFCDLGEIGREVLEQLRPLHETWSGVDLEASAAYGLRVYRDGQTLARHADRCESHVITSVISVHQDVDEPWPLTLEIGSRSHDVVLHEGQMVTFESAAIPHLRATPLRGRAYVILQLHYRPTAWDQTATSLVRRGLDEGLIDAAGRPTVPFAAP; via the coding sequence GTGACGGAGTCACCGGCCTTCCTCCAGATGGAGGGTTTTCTCGACGCGGACGAGTACGAGACCCTGCTGAAGTCGGTGCGTGAGCGCCTGTCCCGCATGGCGCCGAGCACGGTCACCCATCCGGAGGGGGAGTACGGCCGCGACGAATCGCACCGGCGCTCGCGGGTGGACATGGATCTCGACGACATCTGGCCGCTGTTCGAGGAACGCCTGCTCGCGCTGCTTCCCCACGTGCGCCGGGAACTCGGCGTTCCGTACTTCGAGCTCGGATCCGTCGAGCGTCAACTGACGGCCCACGGCGACGGGGACTTCTTCGCGAAGCACGTCGACGAGAACCACCCCGGAACGAACCGGTCGAGGGCGGTCACCTTCGTCTACTACTTCCATTTCGAGCCGCGTGGCTTCACCGGGGGCGAGTTGCGTCTCTACGACGTCGAGGAACGCGACGGCGTCCTGCATCCGCTGGATACCTATACCGAGATCGAACCGAAGGCGAACAGCATCGTCTTCTTCGGGGCGTCCGCCAGCCACGAGGTGATGCCCGTCTCGAGCGACTCCGACGAACTCACGAGCCTCCGGTTCACCGTGAACGGCTGGTTCCGTCACGCCGAGACCGGCGTCTTGGCGTTGCCGACTCCGTTACCGGCCACGGTGACGATGCTCCAGCAACGGCTCCTCCCGCGACACGACATGCCCGACTTCGCGCTGCGACCCGTCCCGGACTCGACGCGTGACCTGCTCGAGGGCATGTGGGAACTCCGCAGAGGTGAGGCTTCGCCCGAGTCGGTCGACGCGGTGTACCTACCGAATGGGACGCCGGACTTCTGTGATCTCGGCGAGATCGGCCGGGAGGTGCTCGAGCAGCTGCGCCCACTCCACGAGACGTGGAGCGGTGTGGACCTGGAGGCCAGTGCCGCCTACGGGCTGAGGGTCTACCGCGACGGCCAGACCCTGGCCCGCCACGCCGACCGCTGTGAGTCACACGTCATCACGTCGGTGATCTCGGTGCACCAGGACGTGGACGAGCCGTGGCCGCTCACCCTCGAGATCGGCTCCCGCAGCCACGACGTGGTGCTTCACGAGGGCCAGATGGTCACCTTCGAGAGCGCGGCGATCCCTCATCTCCGTGCCACCCCGCTCCGGGGTCGGGCTTATGTGATCCTGCAGTTGCACTACCGCCCCACCGCCTGGGACCAGACGGCCACGAGTCTCGTCCGCCGCGGTCTCGACGAGGGCCTCATCGACGCGGCCGGTCGACCGACCGTCCCGTTCGCAGCGCCATGA